From a region of the Bombus huntii isolate Logan2020A unplaced genomic scaffold, iyBomHunt1.1 ctg00000075.1, whole genome shotgun sequence genome:
- the LOC126876448 gene encoding serum factor response D-like codes for MLKHILTGQPSSAGSRHQHNDYQASSGSLHSGHHHHHHSGHQQDQQQHHHYNQNSNVRGTTGGSQGWGIDVYDSVVHQRANVHQAATTPSSTHRHPLNHSQLSVNNLSQRLNHSHALNLSTLSTSKHSVNSVSPVAGGNNNNNNNNLSTTLGVISPAPLHQDSRPKANGGFDISRLSRLPSQATPSPAPALQGTTTGGQLTGPGSTAYSLNASWSSSLSRNHKDHEVSAKETLTSLGLLCLVSLLLALLSLIFLLKISPLTVTPSSLISPKEYTIVYEVTLALCALALSLNLCCLLMCAIQFLFTVKLVKTSYQGHWSNKYLQKSSISRICAVGGFFISIPVFLTGMILYTFIQFHSTPVSRKMDTWVAREKKAESQPNY; via the exons ATGCTGAAGCATATCCTGACGGGGCAACCGTCGTCAGCGGGCTCCAGGCACCAGCACAATGACTACCAGGCGAGCTCGGGCTCGTTGCACAGCggccaccaccaccaccatcatTCTGGTCACCAACAGGATCAACAGCAACACCATCATTACAACCAAAACAGCAACGTTCGTGGAACGACAGGGGGAAGCCAAGGATGGGGAATCGACGTTTACGACTCGGTGGTCCATCAAAGAGCCAACGTGCATCAGGCTGCCACCACGCCATCTTCCACTCACAGACACCCTTTGAATCATTCTCAGTTGAGCGTGAACAATCTTTCTCAACGATTGAATCACTCGCACGCTCTTAATCTGTCCACGTTGTCCACGTCGAAGCATTCTGTGAACAGCGTCAGTCCTGTTGCCGGTGggaataacaataacaataataataatctgtcGACTACATTGGGGGTGATATCCCCGGCGCCGCTGCACCAGGACAGCAGACCTAAAGCGAATGGAGGCTTTGATATCTCGAGACTGTCCAGATTACCCAGTCAGGCGACACCTTCGCCTGCACCTGCTCTTCAGGGTACGACTACCGGGGGACAGTTAACCGGTCCCGGTTCCACGGCGTACTCCTTGAACGCTTCCTGGTCGTCGTCCCTGTCAAGGAATCACAAGGACCACGAGGTTAGCGCGAAAGAGACGTTGACCAGTTTGGGTTTATTGTGTCTAGTGTCGTTGTTACTGGCGCTACTCTCGTTGATCTTCTTGCTGAAGATCTCACCGTTAACGGTGACGCCGAGTAGCCTGATCAGCCCGAAAGAGTATACGATTGTCTACGAGGTGACGTTAGCGCTGTGCGCACTCGCCCTCTCCCTAAACCTCTGCTGTCTCCTCATGTGCGCTATACAGTTCCTCTTCACTGTGAAACTCGTCAAGACTTCGTATCAAGGACATTG gaGTAACAAGTACCTGCAAAAATCATCCATCAGCCGGATATGTGCTGTCGGAGggtttttcattagcattccCGTCTTTCTAACTG gtatgatattgtatacattcaTCCAGTTTCATTCGACGCCGGTGTCACGTAAAATGGATACTTGGgttgcgagagaaaagaaagctgagtcgcagcccaactattaa